The Alkalinema sp. FACHB-956 genome segment CTCATCAACGGCTCAATTTGTGACTCAGAAACTGCTAAAACGGCGATCGTTTTCCCGACCGCGTTAAAAACCTCCAGGCTATAGCCGTCTTCCCCATTCGCGACAGGATGATGTTCCACGATCGTCGCCACATCTCCCCGGTGCAACTGATGCTTCGGAAAATCTTCCCGCAAAGCCACCCTCGTAAACAACTCAAATGCTATCACTCCGCCTCCTTATCTGGACATAAGGTAATAACCCTCGTTTGTTGTATTACGTACTCAATTATTTAAATAGTCATAACTGCCGACTTAACACCGTATTATCTTATTCCAAGCGAATACCTGTAACCTTTTCACGAAAAGAGACGAGATCAACGCTTACACCACAGACCTTGGCTAAACAAGCTCTTCTCGTCTCCTGCTTTTGGGCTTGTTGCAGCATCAAGCTTGTGACTAAAGCCGCTGCTCCAACCCCATAAGCTTGTTGTTCTTGAGACTTGTTATAACTACGCATTGTAAGAGCATTAACAAATACATAAAAGCTACTGGGCTTGTGTTTTAAAAAAATGTGAGATAGCTCCTCCATCAGAGTGGCATGAGTTCTCGTTTTTGCATGGGTAGGATTGAGGACAACAGCATGACCCCTTGGCAGATGTAAAGCCCCGCCAGACCAACTGTCAGAACCTGCACCCAGTATCTCGTGCAGCATATGTGATGGCAAACCTGCGACATCAAGAGGCGAAAAGATTTTCACATCCATTTCTTGAGCCAACTCATAAGGGTCTAGAGGGTCAAGCTCATCTAACCCCAACAAATCCCTCATCCGTTTTGCACGCCTCTCAATCCATGCCGTAAAATTGCTGCTCACGATCAATTCCTGTGCAACTAAAACAGCAAAACACTTATACTACCCAAATTGTGCCACTGTTGATAAAGTGTTTCTCACATGATACACCAGGGATAGCGCAGGAGAACTCTTCTGATCCCAGATCTAGTTATCATCCGAGTTTTGCTGTTCTGACTGCGCCAATTGCTCATACAGCAGACGAAACATTGTAGCTAGTGCCTCTGCTGTTTTGGGCGAAAGGCGTTTGTCGGCTCTCAAATGCACCTCAACAATTTCCGGTGTTGTAGGCTTAGGAGCATTTTCCTCAGAATCCTTGTCTTGTTCCTCCACAAGTAAAAAACTAACAGAAACATTCAGCCAATTTGCCAATTTAGAGAGTGTTTCAGCATCCGGCAGCGAAGAAGCTACGCCCCTCTCCAACCTTGAAAGCGTAGAGGAACTGACACCAGATTCCTGTGCCGCCGCCCTTAGTCCTATTTCTTTCTCCCGTCTCTTTGCCTTAACCAAACCACTAATGCGAGCTAAGGCGGCTTCATAAGTCATACAAAACTTCCCAAAGCATCCGCATTTACAAGTTTATCGGAAAACGTTGCACAGATGACACAGTTTTATAGTTGCAACATCCAAGCGAGTGTGTTAGGTTGAGATCGTCTCATGCATGAGACAGTTTAATACTTGAGACAATAGGAGGTTTTTGCTTATGGTTACGTCTAAAAATTACCAAATTCAGTTGGATGGGCAACGTTACAGTGTCGATGATCCTGTGATCACTGGACAACAGCTTCTAGACTTGGCTGGAAAGAGACCGGCTGACGAATACTTGGTTTTTCAGGTACTTCAGGGAGGGCAACTAGAAGAAGTTCGACTCGACGAAACCACCGATCTCCGTAAACCCGGTCTGGAGCGATTCATTACCTTCCAGAGCGATCGCTCCTTCCGGCTGGTGATTGACGGTCGGCGATTTGAGTGGGGCAGACCCCTAATCAATGGGCTGGAGTTGAAAAAGTTGGCGGGTGTCGATCCTGCAACCTACGGCATCTGGCTAGAAGTTCGTGGTGCCGAGGATCGGGCGATCGCAGACAACGAATTGGTTGACCTGCAACAGCCGGGTGTCGAGCGGTTCTTCACGGGTAAGAAAACTACCACCCAGGGTAACAGCTTTCTACCTGCCAAAGACCGGGAATACCTTGCGGGTCGAGGGCTGCAATTTGATGAAATCGTTGATGGCTCCAACAAAGGGGTAATCATTCGGGGCTTTCCTCTTCCCTCCGGGCGCTTTGATGTTGGGCAAGCCGATCTTCTAATTCTTTTGCCGTTTGGCTATCCGGATGCGCCACCAGATATGTTCTTTGTCCTTCCCTGGATCAAGCTAGCTCAAATCGCCAAATACCCAAAAGCCGCCGACCAACCCTTTCCTTTCAACGGACAGCAGTGGCAACGCTGGTCACGCCATAACAACGAATGGCGACCAGGGGTAGACGGCATTTGGACCATGCTGAAGCGGGTGGAACACGCCCTGGAGGTGGCAGCATGAAAACGTCCAGCTTGACTGCTAGCCTGAAAATTCAGGAGCGCCACCTGAACCGCCTTAAGGAGTTCCTAATCCACCAAGATGGAGTAGAACGTGCCGCTTACATCCTATGTGGGCAGTCATCAGTCTCACTTGACCCCTGGACTGGGCATCCCCATCGTAAATTCTTCTCCTACGATATTCTGCCTGTGCCGGAGGATGAAGTCCTTTCGAGTTCTGACCAGCACATTACCTGGAAAACTGATTCCTTTGTGCGAACCTTGAAACGAGCGCAGGAGCAAGGCTTAACGGTTGCGCTTATTCATAGCCATATAGGAGGCTTTGC includes the following:
- a CDS encoding multiubiquitin domain-containing protein, with product MVTSKNYQIQLDGQRYSVDDPVITGQQLLDLAGKRPADEYLVFQVLQGGQLEEVRLDETTDLRKPGLERFITFQSDRSFRLVIDGRRFEWGRPLINGLELKKLAGVDPATYGIWLEVRGAEDRAIADNELVDLQQPGVERFFTGKKTTTQGNSFLPAKDREYLAGRGLQFDEIVDGSNKGVIIRGFPLPSGRFDVGQADLLILLPFGYPDAPPDMFFVLPWIKLAQIAKYPKAADQPFPFNGQQWQRWSRHNNEWRPGVDGIWTMLKRVEHALEVAA
- a CDS encoding DUF4926 domain-containing protein, producing MAFELFTRVALREDFPKHQLHRGDVATIVEHHPVANGEDGYSLEVFNAVGKTIAVLAVSESQIEPLMRNEVLDIRVLDQAI
- a CDS encoding helix-turn-helix domain-containing protein translates to MTYEAALARISGLVKAKRREKEIGLRAAAQESGVSSSTLSRLERGVASSLPDAETLSKLANWLNVSVSFLLVEEQDKDSEENAPKPTTPEIVEVHLRADKRLSPKTAEALATMFRLLYEQLAQSEQQNSDDN
- a CDS encoding ImmA/IrrE family metallo-endopeptidase, which produces MSSNFTAWIERRAKRMRDLLGLDELDPLDPYELAQEMDVKIFSPLDVAGLPSHMLHEILGAGSDSWSGGALHLPRGHAVVLNPTHAKTRTHATLMEELSHIFLKHKPSSFYVFVNALTMRSYNKSQEQQAYGVGAAALVTSLMLQQAQKQETRRACLAKVCGVSVDLVSFREKVTGIRLE